The following coding sequences are from one Pseudonocardia sp. HH130630-07 window:
- a CDS encoding sensor histidine kinase — protein sequence MRERTGVRAASALAAATAVAMVLVVAGVALVLVLEQVLAKSTRDALEETANQLVTRVDANFVGDPKDNAIDATGKRTDIVQVVTAYSDRTNAPDEVVGSNGRGRDVQVLGASDPLGGQDPIVGWLLAPRETRSESDVPITYRNGSDREGADETVTENMMVVGIGARVQGRPITVYAAQDLGQVHKAVETVGLMLVVGVPILVLVAGFFTYLFAGRALRPVEEMRARVAGMGERDLSGRVPEPAARDEVGRLARTMNQMLGRLESSQATQRRFVADASHELRSPLATVSTGLELLGAGMGKDSADRATVETLRGETSRLTGLVEGLLFLARADERGIAPRREEVDLDEIADAERARPAGASAVVVRVVTEPARVVGDRGQLVRVVRNLVDNARRHAASAVTVAVRISDGTAVVDVDDDGNGVPEADRARVFERFVRLDEARSRGDGGSGLGLSIVSELVAAHGGAVSVLDSPELGGARFRVTLPAVAAPAPETDGEPDADGAPAAPVAPAVGAEPTGPADATDPADAADPGDPADAPLRDDRPSGPLPRIGAVPGPGALTGWAGASRPGTGGGGGAARPGDVPERPTGDAVPVATPIATPGVVPGADAPAGAGGRAPGPAQPVRPDAVGSPYDENATRPLPVVRAGAGARSATATAPRAGASPAGAAPAAETPPADRPRTEGPPVAAPQPHPVPARPPMQRRPQDRREQEHRR from the coding sequence GGACCCGAAGGACAACGCGATCGACGCGACCGGCAAGCGGACCGACATCGTCCAGGTCGTCACCGCCTACAGCGACCGGACGAACGCCCCGGACGAGGTGGTCGGGTCGAACGGCCGGGGGCGTGACGTCCAGGTCCTCGGGGCCTCGGACCCGCTCGGTGGGCAGGACCCGATCGTCGGGTGGCTGCTCGCGCCCCGCGAGACCCGCTCCGAGAGCGACGTGCCGATCACCTACCGCAACGGCTCGGACCGCGAGGGTGCCGACGAGACGGTGACCGAGAACATGATGGTCGTCGGCATCGGGGCCCGGGTGCAGGGCCGCCCGATCACCGTCTACGCCGCCCAGGACCTCGGCCAGGTGCACAAGGCCGTCGAGACCGTGGGCCTGATGCTCGTCGTCGGCGTGCCGATCCTGGTCCTGGTCGCGGGCTTCTTCACCTACCTGTTCGCCGGCCGGGCGCTGCGCCCGGTCGAGGAGATGCGGGCCCGGGTCGCCGGGATGGGCGAGCGTGACCTGTCCGGCCGGGTGCCCGAGCCGGCCGCGCGGGACGAGGTGGGCCGCCTCGCCCGCACGATGAACCAGATGCTCGGCCGGCTGGAGTCCTCGCAGGCCACCCAGCGCCGGTTCGTCGCCGACGCCAGCCACGAGCTGCGCAGCCCGCTCGCGACCGTGTCCACCGGGCTGGAGCTGCTCGGCGCGGGGATGGGGAAGGACTCCGCGGACCGGGCGACCGTCGAGACGCTGCGCGGGGAGACCTCCCGGCTGACCGGCCTGGTCGAGGGCCTGCTGTTCCTGGCCAGGGCCGACGAGCGCGGCATCGCCCCGCGCCGCGAGGAGGTCGACCTCGACGAGATCGCCGACGCCGAGCGGGCCCGGCCCGCCGGGGCGTCGGCCGTCGTGGTGCGGGTGGTCACCGAGCCGGCCCGGGTGGTCGGGGACCGCGGTCAGCTGGTCCGGGTGGTCCGCAACCTGGTGGACAACGCCCGGCGGCACGCCGCCTCGGCGGTCACCGTGGCGGTGCGGATCTCCGACGGGACGGCCGTCGTCGACGTCGACGACGACGGCAACGGCGTCCCCGAGGCCGACCGCGCCCGGGTGTTCGAGCGCTTCGTGCGGCTCGACGAGGCCCGCTCGCGCGGTGACGGCGGCTCCGGGCTGGGCCTCTCGATCGTCTCCGAGCTGGTGGCCGCGCACGGCGGCGCCGTGTCGGTGCTGGACTCGCCGGAGCTGGGCGGCGCCCGGTTCCGGGTGACCCTGCCCGCGGTGGCCGCACCGGCCCCGGAGACCGACGGCGAGCCCGATGCCGACGGAGCACCGGCCGCACCCGTGGCGCCGGCCGTCGGTGCGGAGCCGACGGGCCCGGCGGACGCGACGGACCCGGCGGACGCGGCGGACCCGGGGGACCCGGCGGACGCACCGTTGCGGGACGACCGGCCGTCCGGACCGCTGCCGCGGATCGGCGCGGTACCGGGCCCCGGCGCGCTCACGGGGTGGGCCGGCGCCTCCCGGCCCGGGACCGGTGGGGGCGGCGGCGCCGCACGTCCGGGCGACGTTCCGGAACGGCCCACCGGCGACGCCGTCCCGGTCGCGACCCCGATCGCGACCCCGGGCGTCGTCCCGGGTGCCGACGCGCCGGCCGGTGCCGGCGGCCGGGCTCCCGGCCCGGCGCAGCCCGTCCGCCCGGACGCCGTCGGCAGTCCGTACGACGAGAACGCCACCCGCCCGCTCCCGGTCGTCCGGGCCGGTGCGGGTGCCCGTTCCGCGACGGCGACCGCGCCCCGGGCCGGCGCCTCCCCCGCCGGTGCCGCGCCCGCCGCCGAGACGCCGCCCGCCGACCGTCCGCGCACCGAGGGCCCGCCCGTCGCGGCGCCGCAGCCGCACCCGGTCCCGGCCCGCCCGCCCATGCAGCGCCGCCCGCAGGACCGGCGCGAGCAGGAGCACCGCCGCTGA
- a CDS encoding response regulator transcription factor produces the protein MRLLLVEDEKPLAELVRRGLTAEGHEIELAHDGNTGLRYALSGRHDVIILDIMLPGLSGYRILQHLRDQGVWTPVLMLTAKDGEYDEADAFDLGADDYLTKPFSFVVLQARLRALLRRAGEAAPTVLRVGDLSLDPATHRVHRGDVEITLTPREFGVLEHLMAHTGQVVTKTDILRSVWDAHYDGEVNVVEVYVGYLRRKIDTPFGTHSIETLRGVGYRMSEPGA, from the coding sequence GTGCGCCTGCTACTGGTCGAGGACGAGAAGCCGCTCGCCGAGCTCGTCCGCCGCGGGCTGACCGCCGAGGGCCACGAGATCGAGCTCGCGCACGACGGGAACACCGGTCTTCGCTACGCCCTGTCCGGCCGGCACGACGTGATCATCCTGGACATCATGCTGCCGGGACTGTCCGGCTACCGGATCCTGCAGCACCTGCGCGACCAGGGCGTCTGGACGCCGGTGCTCATGCTGACCGCCAAGGACGGCGAGTACGACGAGGCCGACGCGTTCGACCTCGGCGCGGACGACTACCTGACCAAGCCGTTCTCGTTCGTCGTGCTGCAGGCGCGGTTGCGGGCGCTGCTCCGGCGCGCCGGTGAGGCCGCGCCGACCGTCCTGCGGGTCGGGGACCTGTCCCTGGACCCGGCCACCCACCGGGTGCACCGCGGCGACGTCGAGATCACCCTGACCCCGCGCGAGTTCGGGGTGCTGGAGCACCTGATGGCCCACACCGGGCAGGTCGTGACCAAGACCGACATCCTGCGCTCGGTGTGGGACGCGCACTACGACGGCGAGGTCAACGTCGTCGAGGTCTACGTCGGCTACCTGCGCCGCAAGATCGACACCCCGTTCGGGACGCACAGCATCGAGACGCTGCGCGGAGTGGGCTACCGCATGTCCGAGCCGGGGGCCTGA
- a CDS encoding carboxyl transferase domain-containing protein, translated as MGSAVDLADERSVAAAAAHRDLVADLNAQLATARLGGPERSRVRHVERGKLLPRDRVDTLVDPSSPFLELSPMAAHGMYDDQAPGAGIITGVGRVAGRECVIVANDATVKGGTYFPVTVKKHLRAQEVAAQNRLPCIYLVDSGGAYLPEQDQVFPDREHFGRIFYNQAQMSGRGIPQIAAVLGSCTAGGAYVPAMSDEAVIVRNQGTIFLGGPPLVRAATGEVVTAEELGGGDLHSRTSGVTDHLATDDADALARVRAIVATLGPRAPRPWDVTPTEEPAVDPAGLYGVVPTDSRTPYDVREVIARIVDGSRFSEFKSEYGTTLVTGFARIHGHPVGIVANNGILFSESALKGAHFVELCDQRGIPLVFLQNISGFMVGREYEAGGIAKNGAKMVTAVASTRVPKLTVVIGGSFGAGNYSMCGRAYSPRFLFMWPNARISVMGGEQAATVLGTVGSGVDPDSIREQYETQGHPYYSTARLWDDGVIDPADTRTVLGLSLSVAANAPLADPAFGVFRM; from the coding sequence ATCGGTTCCGCGGTCGACCTGGCGGACGAGCGCTCCGTCGCCGCCGCCGCGGCGCACCGCGATCTGGTCGCGGACCTGAACGCGCAGCTCGCCACCGCCCGGCTCGGTGGCCCGGAACGGTCCCGGGTCCGGCACGTCGAACGCGGGAAACTGCTCCCGCGGGACCGGGTCGACACGCTGGTGGATCCGTCGTCGCCGTTCCTGGAACTGTCGCCGATGGCCGCCCACGGCATGTACGACGACCAGGCCCCCGGTGCCGGGATCATCACCGGGGTAGGCCGTGTGGCCGGCCGGGAGTGCGTGATCGTCGCCAACGACGCGACGGTCAAGGGCGGCACCTACTTCCCGGTCACGGTCAAGAAGCACCTCCGCGCCCAGGAGGTGGCCGCCCAGAACCGGCTCCCCTGCATCTACCTCGTCGACTCCGGCGGCGCCTACCTGCCCGAGCAGGACCAGGTGTTCCCGGACCGGGAGCACTTCGGGCGGATCTTCTACAACCAGGCGCAGATGTCCGGCCGGGGCATCCCGCAGATCGCCGCGGTACTGGGCTCGTGCACCGCGGGCGGCGCCTACGTCCCGGCGATGAGCGACGAGGCGGTGATCGTCCGCAACCAGGGGACGATCTTCCTCGGCGGCCCGCCGCTGGTCCGGGCGGCCACCGGCGAGGTCGTCACCGCCGAGGAGCTGGGCGGCGGCGACCTGCACTCGCGGACGTCCGGGGTGACCGACCACCTGGCCACCGACGACGCCGACGCGCTGGCCAGGGTCCGCGCGATCGTCGCGACCCTGGGCCCGCGCGCACCCCGGCCGTGGGACGTGACACCGACCGAGGAGCCCGCCGTGGACCCGGCCGGGCTCTACGGGGTGGTGCCGACCGACTCGCGGACCCCCTACGACGTGCGCGAGGTGATCGCCCGGATCGTCGACGGCTCGCGGTTCTCCGAGTTCAAGTCGGAGTACGGCACCACGCTGGTCACCGGTTTCGCCCGGATCCACGGCCACCCGGTCGGCATCGTGGCGAACAACGGGATCCTGTTCTCCGAGTCCGCGCTGAAGGGCGCGCACTTCGTCGAGCTGTGCGACCAGCGCGGCATCCCGCTGGTGTTCCTGCAGAACATCTCCGGTTTCATGGTCGGCCGCGAGTACGAGGCCGGCGGGATCGCGAAGAACGGCGCGAAGATGGTGACCGCGGTCGCCTCCACCCGGGTGCCGAAACTGACCGTCGTCATCGGCGGGTCGTTCGGGGCCGGGAACTACTCGATGTGCGGGCGGGCGTACTCGCCCCGGTTCCTGTTCATGTGGCCGAACGCCCGGATCTCGGTGATGGGCGGCGAGCAGGCGGCCACCGTGCTGGGCACCGTCGGTTCGGGCGTCGATCCGGACTCGATCCGGGAGCAGTACGAGACCCAGGGGCACCCCTACTACTCGACCGCCCGGCTGTGGGACGACGGCGTCATCGATCCCGCCGACACCCGCACCGTGCTCGGGCTGTCCCTGTCCGTGGCCGCCAACGCGCCCCTGGCCGACCCGGCCTTCGGCGTCTTCCGGATGTGA